In Vicia villosa cultivar HV-30 ecotype Madison, WI linkage group LG7, Vvil1.0, whole genome shotgun sequence, the DNA window GTGTTTGTGTCATGTCAGTATTCGTGTTAAATACCGACCGATACAACATTGATACTAATGATtatctttaaaatatatatatatatttttaattattatcaatGCATACGTGTCAAAGTCGATATCGTGTTTGGTGTTTATGAATGTGTTTGTGCTTCATAGCTATTGGCTGCATGGTTTTAAGTTTTAAATTGTGGTGAACAATAGTAATTAATGCAGCAATATTGCGGGTATGATAATATTTGCAACATTATTGAATCGTAATTGTAATgtgatataaaattttaaatcacGTATTTGACCGCATGAGATAATTGAAAGTTGACTATGTTATGTTCTTCCATGCTTATCGCAATAAGCTTTGCAACACCCGCAACATCTTCCGCAATCATAATTTGAAACCATAAATTGAACTTTGCACTCAAATATTAACATGCTATGATGTTAGCTTTTGATTTTATTAGGAtatgattttaatttaatattaagcATATGGTTCTTGATTTTTATGTTGGGCAGATTTATTGTTGGGGTTTCTGTAGCTGTTGCAGCTCACTCCCTACTGCAACTACTCATTGGCACATCAAGGTTTCTTAGGACTTCTTCTGTGATTCCTTCAAGAAACCACGCATGGGTTCTTTTTGCTGGTGATCAGGTAATGAATGTTCTTATTATAAAACTTATGTTCTAATAACACTTAATAACCCTTAAATTTGAGACTAACTAAGTGTTTTTATAGCACTGACACTTCTGAAAAAAGTGTGTCGATGTCAGAAACCAGCACTGACACTTGTGATTATacgtttagtttatttatttttcaaattattatcaatATCGATATGTGTTGGTGTCGTATTTTCGGTGCCCGTGTTTCGTAGCTAAGTGTTACTTAATTTTGTGCTAAAATTGTAGGCTTTTGCTTATGCATTGATGAGTGCTGGATCTGCTGCATCTGGAGTAACCAATCTGAATCGGACAGGAATTAGACACACACCTCTTCCAAATTTGTGCAAACCTTTGCACAAATTTTGTGACCATGTTGCCATCTCAATAGCTTTCACTTTCATCAGCTGTTTCTTGCTTGCCACATCTGCTGTCCATGATGTAATCTGGCTCACTCAACACTGAATGAATTTCTTTGCATAATGTAACATATAATCTTAAACTACCTTGTAGAAAATGTTCTGTCTCtcaaatcatgttataaattatgtcTATCCTCTATTTTAGTAACATGTATTGCTGGTGATGGTTTGTGATATATGTACGTACTAGTTATTTATGATATAATGAAGCCATACTTATTTATATAAAACTAATTTCTGGTGATGGCTTGTGATATAAGCttgtagatttttttttgttgcaaagtCTCATTCATTCAAGAGAAAACAGAAACATGATGATCCAACAAAGGGAAGAAACCAAACCAAGTTTTTGATCCTACATAGTGGCCTAAGCCAACGAGAGAATGCACGCGCTTTTTTATAGGCGCGATTGAGGTACAAGAAGTTACAATCCTTAAAActgttacacaaaaaaaaaaggcaATTCAAGACTATAAGCTCAGGCATCTCTGAGAAATTCCCGAGAAATCGAGCCCATTTATGCAATCAACCATTGTGAGTGCATCCGAAATGATGGTCTTTTCGTCTTTTCCTGTCAACACGCAAGCCATAGGCGACAATTCAACACTTTCTTAGATGTCCAACACATAGGTGTCAATTGGATTGATTTGACCCATGG includes these proteins:
- the LOC131618133 gene encoding CASP-like protein 3A1; translation: MSEQKTASIESSGTLTMSGPLVGATEKTIRRRRTEAMQLILRAVCMATCVVSLSLMITAEQNSSVSIYGFRLPVHSKWSFSPSYEFIVGVSVAVAAHSLLQLLIGTSRFLRTSSVIPSRNHAWVLFAGDQAFAYALMSAGSAASGVTNLNRTGIRHTPLPNLCKPLHKFCDHVAISIAFTFISCFLLATSAVHDVIWLTQH